The following coding sequences are from one Nicotiana tomentosiformis chromosome 3, ASM39032v3, whole genome shotgun sequence window:
- the LOC104112126 gene encoding SUN domain-containing protein 4 translates to MQRSRRALLQRRRALEKTTCGRNRVYKVSLSAVAVLWALVFLLNLWIGHGDVNEDGAGDFPVPVGSWDEDKPQYGSGTCAALPETETSSQEISSEDSAKILCTEAGKNQVNGETPDVVQNSNPVPANQQQASEGKPESTPSSEKDASKSDRFARAVPPGLDEFKNKAFNAKNQGKSGQAGGIIHRLEPGGSEYNYASASKGAKVLAYNKEAKGASNILSRDKDKYLRNPCSAEEKFVVIELSEETLVDTVEVANFEHHSSNLKGFELLGSPIYPTDTWIKVGNFTAGNIRHAQRFLLPEPKWVRYLKLNLLSHYGSEFYCTLSILEVYGVDAVEKMLEDLIFDQDKLFVPERTNSDEKSVPTQHVSNQGEFVQDIDDEIEKDLAVGKSDVKRGVMTTDVPDQVEEVRHQQVNRMPGDSLKILMKKVRSLDINLSVLERYLEELNSRYGKIFKDFDSEMGEKDALLQNIRSDIRGLSESKDSLGKEVADLVSWKSLVSTQLEDIIRGNAILRKEVEKVQRNQVHMENKGIVIFLICSFFGLLALVRLLVDTVLSNYRSENSRKFCSESYSWYFLLLSCTITIIILSL, encoded by the exons ATGCAGAGATCACGTAGGGCTCTTCTGCAAAGAAGAAGAGCTTTGGAGAAGACAACTTGCGGGAGGAACCGTGTTTATAAAGTTTCTCTTTCTGCAGTTGCTGTTCTGTGGGCACTTGTTTTCCTTTTGAACTTGTGGATCGGTCATGGTGATGTTAATGAAG ATGGAGCTGGAGATTTTCCAGTACCTGTAGGATCATGGGATGAAGATAAACCTCAATATGGTAGCGGCACTTGTGCTGCTTTGCCCGAGACTGAAACTTCATCACAGGAAATCAGTTCTGAAGACTCAGCAAAGATTTTATGTACAGAGGCAGGGAAAAATCAAGTTAACGGAGAAACACCGGATGTTGTGCAAAACAGCAACCCCGTTCCTGCGAATCAACAGCAGGCTAGTGAGGGAAAACCAGAGTCAACTCCAAGTTCAGAAAAGGATGCTTCAAAATCCGACAGATTTGCTCGTGCCGTGCCTCCAGGTCTTGATGAATTCAAAAACAAGGCATTTAACGCAAAAAATCAGGGCAAAAGTGGCCAGGCGGGAGGGATAATACATAGGTTAGAGCCTGGAGGATCAGAGTATAATTATGCTTCTGCTTCAAAAGGAGCCAAAGTCCTGGCTTACAACAAGGAAGCAAAAGGTGCTTCCAACATCTTGAGCAGAGATAAGGACAAGTACCTTCGTAATCCTTGCTCAGCTGAGGAGAAGTTTGTCGTCATCGAACTGTCAGAAGAAACCCTCGTGGATACAGTCGAGGTTGCAAATTTTGAACATCACTCGTCTAACCTAAAAGGTTTTGAGCTCCTTGGCAGTCCCATTTATCCAACAGACACATGGATCAAAGTTGGAAATTTTACCGCTGGAAATATAAGGCATGCTCAAAGGTTTCTTCTTCCAGAGCCAAAATGGGTAAGATATCTTAAATTGAATCTTCTAAGCCATTATGGTTCAGAGTTCTACTGTACACTGAGCATTTTGGAGGTGTACGGAGTTGATGCTGTTGAAAAGATGCTTGAGGATCTTATCTTTGATCAAGATAAGTTGTTTGTACCCGAACGAACTAATAGTGACGAGAAATCTGTGCCCACTCAACATGTTTCTAATCAAGGTGAATTCGTTCAAGATATTGATGATGAAATAGAAAAGGATCTAGCTGTTGGAAAATCTGATGTTAAAAGGGGTGTAATGACAACTGATGTGCCTGACCAAGTGGAAGAAGTCCGTCATCAACAGGTAAATAGGATGCCCGGCGACAGTCTGAAGATACTGATGAAAAAAGTACGGTCTCTGGATATCAATCTGTCAGTTTTGGAACGATATCTGGAAGAGTTAAATTCTAGATATGGCAAGATTTTCAAAGACTTCGATTCTGAAATGGGAGAAAAAGATGCACTTCTTCAAAATATCAGATCAGACATAAGGGGTTTATCTGAAAGCAAGGATTCCTTA GGTAAAGAAGTTGCGGACCTAGTATCATGGAAATCCCTTGTTTCCACGCAGCTGGAAGATATTATCAGAGGAAATGCTATTCTCAG GAAGGAGGTGGAAAAGGTTCAGAGGAATCAGGTACACATGGAGAACAAAGGAATTGTTATTTTTCTTATATGTTCATTTTTTGGATTATTGGCTCTTGTCAGGCTTCTCGTAGATACAGTTTTGAGTAATTATAGGTCAGAAAATTCCAGGAAATTTTGTTCAGAGAGTTACTCCTGGTATTTCCTACTTTTGAGTTGTACCATTACAATTATCATCCTATCCTTGTAA
- the LOC104112127 gene encoding probable CCR4-associated factor 1 homolog 7, whose amino-acid sequence MSALPKSDSIQIREVWSDNLEEEFALIREIVDAYPYIAMDTEFPGVVLRPVGNFKHINEYNYQTLKDNVDMLKLIQLGLTFSDENGNLPICGSERYCIWQFNFREFDTSADIFANDSIELLMQSGIDFKKNNEMGIDAKRFGELLMSSGIVLNDGVHWVTFHSGYDFGYLLKLLTCRTLPETQAGFFDLLNVYFPLVYDIKHLMKFCNSLHGGLNKLAELLELERIGICHQAGSDSLLTSCAFKKLKDNFFNGATEKYAGVLYGLGVEYGSDNK is encoded by the coding sequence ATGTCTGCGTTACCGAAAAGTGATTCTATCCAAATTAGAGAGGTATGGAGCGATAATCTTGAGGAGGAATTTGCTTTGATCCGTGAAATTGTGGATGCCTATCCTTACATTGCCATGGACACTGAGTTCCCTGGGGTGGTGCTTCGCCCTGTTGGCAATTTCAAGCATATCAATGAGTATAACTATCAGACCTTGAAGGATAATGTTGATATGTTGAAGTTGATTCAGTTGGGTCTCACATTTTCCGACGAAAATGGAAACTTACCTATTTGTGGGAGCGAGCGTTATTGCATTTGGCAATTCAACTTCCGTGAATTTGACACAAGTGCAGATATATTTGCAAATGATTCAATTGAATTGCTGATGCAATCTGGGATTGATTTCAAGAAGAACAATGAAATGGGAATTGATGCAAAACGGTTTGGTGAGCTCTTGATGTCTTCTGGAATTGTTTTGAATGATGGGGTCCATTGGGTGACATTTCACAGTGGGTATGATTTTGGATACTTGCTCAAGCTATTAACATGTAGGACTTTGCCGGAAACACAAGCAGGGTTCTTTGATTTGCTTAACGTGTACTTTCCACTGGTTTATGATATCAAACACCTGATGAAGTTCTGTAATAGCCTTCATGGTGGCTTGAACAAGCTGGCGGAACTGTTGGAACTCGAGAGAATCGGTATTTGTCATCAGGCAGGGTCAGATAGCTTACTAACCTCGTGTGCCTTCAAGAAGTTAAAAGATAACTTCTTTAATGGCGCTACTGAGAAGTATGCTGGGGTCCTGTATGGTCTCGGTGTTGAGTATGGATCTGATAATAAATAG